A region from the Methylocella sp. genome encodes:
- a CDS encoding DUF4331 family protein codes for MCCVASQAPRLSTPHAAGAVIAQGATGETITTASGLRIWAGKAGDPFWIEPDVLHAVGHAFQDGAVVDLTGWSPAKAKNLFAGHTVYSIVLEAPDQELLATAGANRRVGVWAVATLATDAGGWRSINRVGLPMIHPLFTQFNEDLGNRLNAGRPADDFATYGDLVARAIAGVVSANGTAQDPRAYAEKVAHRFFPNMLPYTIGAPAAFGFTEWNGRSLTDNAPDVMFTIASNTPISLGIGKESVAPPPSKVFPYVPAAPKAAAQRPGQGDQPIGPS; via the coding sequence TTGTGCTGCGTCGCATCGCAGGCGCCGAGGCTGTCGACCCCCCATGCGGCCGGCGCAGTCATCGCGCAGGGCGCCACCGGAGAGACGATCACTACGGCATCCGGTCTGCGCATCTGGGCCGGCAAAGCGGGCGATCCATTTTGGATCGAGCCCGACGTGCTGCATGCGGTCGGCCACGCGTTCCAGGATGGGGCCGTCGTCGATTTGACCGGCTGGAGCCCGGCGAAGGCGAAGAACCTGTTCGCCGGCCACACCGTATACTCGATCGTGCTGGAAGCGCCCGACCAGGAACTGCTCGCAACCGCAGGCGCCAACCGCCGCGTCGGCGTGTGGGCTGTCGCGACGCTCGCCACCGACGCCGGGGGATGGCGTTCGATCAACCGCGTCGGCCTGCCGATGATCCACCCGCTGTTCACTCAGTTCAACGAAGATCTCGGCAACCGCCTCAACGCCGGGCGGCCGGCCGATGATTTCGCGACATACGGCGACCTTGTCGCCAGGGCGATCGCCGGCGTCGTCAGCGCCAATGGAACCGCCCAGGATCCGCGAGCCTATGCGGAGAAAGTCGCGCATCGATTCTTCCCAAACATGCTCCCCTATACGATCGGCGCTCCGGCCGCGTTCGGCTTTACTGAGTGGAACGGCCGCTCCTTGACGGACAATGCGCCGGACGTGATGTTCACGATCGCCTCGAACACGCCCATCAGCCTCGGCATCGGCAAGGAGTCGGTGGCCCCGCCGCCGTCGAAGGTCTTCCCCTATGTTCCAGCCGCCCCCAAGGCAGCGGCCCAGCGCCCAGGCCAGGGCGATCAACCCATCGGACCATCATAA